In Carnobacteriaceae bacterium zg-84, the genomic window CAACAACATCTGCTTCTTTTAATCGTCTAAGTCCTTTGACAGTTACTAATTCTTCATCTCCAGGACCTGCTCCTAGTAATGTTACTAATCCAGACATTTTATTCTCCTTTTGATTATTGTTTTACCAAATAATCACGTAATTCATCAATTGTTGATACCATTGCTGGATATTCAACTTTTGGACGTGAAATAACCACACAATCAATACCCAATTCTAAACATGCATCAATCTTGTCACGCACCCCACCAACATCGCCACTTTCTTTTGTGACAAAAACATTGGCATTCGCACGTTTTAATAATTCTTTATTACATTCTTTTGTAAATGGTGCTTTGATAGCATCAATTTGATCGGCTACCATACCGATTTTTTCGCAAGCAAGTAATACCTCTGATGTTGGTAACACACGAGCAATAATGCGTTTATCTGGTAAACCATCAACGAATAAAGGCAATGTTTTACTTCCTGTGCCTAAATAAACGACATGTCCTAAATCTTTGATAACCTCAATCGCCTCTTGTGTTGAATAAACAACAATCGCACCACTTAAATCTGATGTTGCAACACGTTCAAAACGCATATATTTTACACCAGCCATTTCTGCAGCACGCATTGCTTCCCTTGATACAATATCGGCAAATGGATGTGTCGAATCAATGATTTCATCGACATTATTTTCTTTAATAAAAGACACCATATCCTCAGCAGTCAATCTTCCTTGGATAACGGGTTGTCCATATTTAGAAGCTAAATGCTTACCATAGTCGGTTACCACAGATGTGGTAACCGAAATATTTAATTCATTTAATAATCCTAAGATAGCAGTACTATCTGATGTTCCACCAAATAATAACTTCATCATAATGTGTATCCTCTTGGTGTCACCATACGGCCATTTTTAATGTATGTTTCTTTATTTCCAATGATAACAATAGTTGTCATATCTACTAATGACTCATCTAAGTCTTTAATTGTTGTTAAAACATACTCTTCTTTTTTACGACCAATATCTTTACCAATACCAACAATAGTATCTTCAGATTTATATTGAGAAATAATAGATAATGCTTTTGATAAATGATCTGGTCTACCTTTACTTCTTGGGTTGTACAAGCAAATAACAAAATCTCCTTGTGCAGCCGCATGTAGACGTTTTTCAATAATAGGCATTGGTGTCATCAAGTCACTTAAACTAATATGACAGAAGTCATTCATCAATGGAGCACCCATTACCGCAGCAGCACCTAAACTTGCTGTAATACCAGGAACAACTTTTACTTCTAAATCAGAATCTTCACCAATTAATTCTAAAATCAATCCAGCCATACCGTATACACCGGCATCTCCACTTGATACAACACCAACATTTTTACCTGTTTCAATCGCTAAATCAATCGCTTTTTGGCAACGATCGATTTCTTGACGCATACCTGTTGCAACATGCTCTTTATCTTTTACTAAATCACGGATTAAACGCATATATGTTGAATAACCAACAATAATTTCACAATCCTCAATAGCTTGTAATGCCTCACGTGACATCAATTCTTCTTTACCTGGTCCTAAGCCAATAACGTATAACATATTTTTCTCCTTCATATGTGCATCTTTTTTATCTTTGTACTGGATATTTTGCTAAAGCATACGTACATCCGTCTTTTGCAAAGCGATCGGTTAATACTTGACCACCACTTGCAACATCAGCGCTTGCTAAAGCAACACTTCCAACACCCACTGTTTTTTTCACAAATTCAGATTGTGGGTATTTGTCTGCTACGACTAATAATTGTTCTTTTGTAAATGTTTCAAAAGGACATGACAATGTTTTAGCAAGTTCTAAAATGGCATGCTCTTCTTTTTTTACATCAATGCTCACGATTTTAGAAATCTCATTTGGATGAATGCCTTCTTGCTGACAGAATAGATGAAATCCTTGTGCAAAAACATCTGCAGCTACATCTTTTCTAGCACCAACACCTAAAATATATGGTTTAGGATAAATAACGGCTACATCATCTCTAAAAACATCCATCTGTTCTGTTGTCATCACAATAATAGGATCGCTTCCTTGTAACACATTTTCTAAATCATCTTTTCCAATGACTGTTAGACCACGAAAATCACTAACCCATGGTTTTTCCTGATAGAAATAAACGGTTTTTTTACTACCTAAATAACTATTAAACGGTTTAATGAATGGACGTAATTCACTACGCCAACCATTAACAGATTGGGCTAAAGTATCTAATGCTGCCACATTTTGAACATCAGTTGCTGTTGTAATCACCGGATTACCACCTAATAATTCAGCAATTTGTGTAGCAATCGTATTTGCTCCTCCTAAATGCCCACTTAATAAGCTGATGACATTTGTTGCTTTTTCATCCATAACAATAACAGCTGGATCGGCTGCTTTATCAGCAACTACTGGTGCAATAGAACGCACGACAATACCTGTCGCCATAATACAAATTAATACATCAACTTCTGTAAAAAGTGTTGCGATAGCTTTAACAGGACTTCCTTGTAGAGCAACCGTTCTTTCATCAGAAATTTTAGGCATTGTATATACCGTACTTTTTTTATCTAATTTTTCTTGTAATGTGAGTGCGGTTTTTTTTCCAACCTCTGTTAAAGCAACAATAGCATAGGTTGATTGATGATTATTTTGCATGGCTACTTTTCCCGTGACGGAATTCATGTTCAAATTCCTCATGATATAGTTTTGAATAATAGAATTC contains:
- the cobJ gene encoding precorrin-3B C(17)-methyltransferase; its protein translation is MLYVIGLGPGKEELMSREALQAIEDCEIIVGYSTYMRLIRDLVKDKEHVATGMRQEIDRCQKAIDLAIETGKNVGVVSSGDAGVYGMAGLILELIGEDSDLEVKVVPGITASLGAAAVMGAPLMNDFCHISLSDLMTPMPIIEKRLHAAAQGDFVICLYNPRSKGRPDHLSKALSIISQYKSEDTIVGIGKDIGRKKEEYVLTTIKDLDESLVDMTTIVIIGNKETYIKNGRMVTPRGYTL
- the cobK gene encoding precorrin-6A reductase encodes the protein MMKLLFGGTSDSTAILGLLNELNISVTTSVVTDYGKHLASKYGQPVIQGRLTAEDMVSFIKENNVDEIIDSTHPFADIVSREAMRAAEMAGVKYMRFERVATSDLSGAIVVYSTQEAIEVIKDLGHVVYLGTGSKTLPLFVDGLPDKRIIARVLPTSEVLLACEKIGMVADQIDAIKAPFTKECNKELLKRANANVFVTKESGDVGGVRDKIDACLELGIDCVVISRPKVEYPAMVSTIDELRDYLVKQ
- a CDS encoding cobalt-precorrin 5A hydrolase translates to MQNNHQSTYAIVALTEVGKKTALTLQEKLDKKSTVYTMPKISDERTVALQGSPVKAIATLFTEVDVLICIMATGIVVRSIAPVVADKAADPAVIVMDEKATNVISLLSGHLGGANTIATQIAELLGGNPVITTATDVQNVAALDTLAQSVNGWRSELRPFIKPFNSYLGSKKTVYFYQEKPWVSDFRGLTVIGKDDLENVLQGSDPIIVMTTEQMDVFRDDVAVIYPKPYILGVGARKDVAADVFAQGFHLFCQQEGIHPNEISKIVSIDVKKEEHAILELAKTLSCPFETFTKEQLLVVADKYPQSEFVKKTVGVGSVALASADVASGGQVLTDRFAKDGCTYALAKYPVQR